A window of Cohnella herbarum contains these coding sequences:
- a CDS encoding carbohydrate ABC transporter permease — protein MRHKSSLLASKLFINSFLALLSFVILVPFVYLVTSSLKTNAQYFKIPIEWIPSPALWSNYYYVFVELKFYIYMWNSTFLAISSVILTVLSSSLIAYGFARFKFPFRNGMFILVIATMMLPSQVTMLPLFIYFKSIGWLGSYKPLLVPQLFGSAYLIFLIRQFYITLPREIDEAAKIDGCGYLRIWWNVIMPQAKPVLIVSALFVFLGSWKDVFGPLIYLSDRSSYPLAVGLLYFTSPTSNAYTLILVAIVIALIPTLIFFIFAQKYLNKGVNIANLK, from the coding sequence ATGAGACATAAATCGAGTCTTCTCGCGAGCAAATTATTCATTAATTCGTTCCTCGCTTTATTGTCGTTCGTCATTCTAGTCCCGTTCGTATACCTGGTTACTTCGTCTTTGAAGACCAATGCGCAATACTTCAAGATTCCGATCGAATGGATTCCGTCTCCTGCCCTGTGGAGCAACTATTACTATGTGTTCGTAGAGTTGAAGTTCTATATCTACATGTGGAACAGCACGTTCTTGGCGATTAGCTCGGTCATTCTAACCGTACTCAGCTCGTCGTTGATCGCATACGGTTTCGCGCGGTTCAAGTTTCCTTTCCGCAACGGCATGTTCATTCTCGTCATCGCGACGATGATGCTCCCGAGTCAAGTAACGATGCTTCCGTTGTTCATTTACTTCAAATCAATCGGCTGGCTCGGCAGCTACAAACCGCTGCTCGTGCCGCAACTGTTCGGCTCCGCGTATTTGATCTTTCTGATCCGGCAGTTCTATATCACGCTTCCGCGGGAGATCGACGAGGCGGCCAAGATCGACGGATGCGGGTATTTGCGGATCTGGTGGAACGTGATTATGCCGCAGGCGAAGCCGGTTCTCATCGTCTCGGCGCTGTTCGTCTTCCTCGGTTCTTGGAAAGACGTCTTCGGACCGCTTATTTACTTGAGCGATAGAAGCTCATACCCGCTTGCGGTAGGGCTGCTGTACTTTACTTCGCCGACCAGCAATGCTTACACGTTGATTCTAGTCGCGATCGTCATCGCCTTGATTCCGACGCTGATATTTTTTATTTTCGCTCAGAAGTATTTGAATAAGGGAGTCAATATCGCCAACTTAAAATAA